The genomic interval gtagggcgtgtctttcaaccgtaagcagattttttgcactggtatcactgacctcgactacggcgacgttatacgtcaaaaataaattatgataaatgacgattttagcgatactttattacgacggcggctacatagacacgatcaaataaaaacaaaaaaatcaaataatcattctacattttgaaAACGtcaaaaacgacggaatgaaaaaaaggcccacccgacgacccacccattccatttttatatatatagattaagacCAGTGATTTGTGGTGTGCCACCTTGCCCAGCCAGACTGATTCAAGTTTGGTAGTGGGCAGTAGTGACTTTGTTCAAcacaacaaggaaaaaaaaaaaaaaaaaaagtctgcaggTCTtcaaaacgtgtgtgtgtgttttttttttttttaattgtccgaTAATAAAACAATGCAATGTTTAATTCAAAATTTTTATCCTTTTGTTTCCAAAGTTGGATTGGAGCTGGGTAGATTTAAGGCAGTTACCATTCCTTTTTGTAGACGACTCTTACTCGCACACTCTTCCCATAGCATATATAGTCAATGGAATGTGGAAGTGATGATTGGGACCACCCTTAGGCATGGAGTGAACATGCACTCTCCAGATTTAGCAAGCTCTGTTTAGCTTGAATTTTCTCTTCCAAAGGGAGAATGAACGGGAATCAAAAGTGCAATTGTAAATCTGGCCTGTGTAGCAAGGGAGTGACTCATTTAGTTGAGACAGTCTTGCTCATTTCAAAGcatttacttttaaaacattttcaccaATGAATGTTTCTCTATTACATTAGAGCTGGTGTCCCAAACCACTAAAAATAGTGTACCTTTTTGTTCAATATTATACTACATATTAATTGTATATCCGCATTTTAAAAAGTGGTGTAagcaagtgtgtgtgtgctgttACCTCTCCATAAGGAAAATTGGGTTAAATTCTCTAGTGCTTACTGTGGATGTGGTGTTTCCTCCTGGTATATATAGGTATAGAGAGATTgatcctttaatatttttgatagaacacttttttcttttttttttttttttttttttaatcggagcatagcatcaagtcaatgacacatctgggatattgatctgctcagttaagtagcagaggggcttgttaatcagtttctgttgctttggtgttaatgaaatttaacaggtgcactagaggggcaacaatgagatgacctccaaaacaggaatgaatggtttaacaggtgcaGGCCACTGAGATTTTTCCCTCCATCTTGTTTTTCCACTagtttttgcatttggctacggtcagtgtcactactggtagcatgagttGATGCCTGTACCCTACAGGGGTTGCACAggcagtccaacttctccaggattgcACATCAATTCCTGCCATTGCCTGAAGGCTTGCTGTGTCACTTGGCACAGAGACGGGCAGTTaccctaggagagctggacagggccgtaaaaggtgcttaacccatcagcaggaccggtatctgctcctttgggcaagaaggaacaggatgagcactgccagagccctacaaaatgacctccagcaggccactgatgtgaatgtctgaccaaacaatcagaaacagacttcatgagagtggcctgtgggccctgtgctcactgcccagcactgtggagctcgattggcatttgccatagaataccagtaTTGCCAGGTCctccactggtgccctgtgcttttcacagattagAGTAggtcaccctgagcacatgtgacagacatgaaaaggtctggagaagccgtgaagAATGTTATGTTGCCTggaacatcattcagcatgaccggtttggtggtggatcagtgatggtctggggaggcatatccatgggaggacgcacagatctctacaggctagacaatggcaccttgactgctattgggtgaaatccttggacccgttgtcagaccctatgctggtgcagtaggtcctgggttcctccttgtGCACGATAATGCCCGgcttcatgtggtgagagtatgcaggcaatttctggaggatgaaggaattgatacctttGACTGACCTCCACGCTCCCCTGACCTAAATGCATccgaacacctctgggacattgtttCGGTCCACCAGACACCACCAGGTTTCACCTCAGACTGCCCAGGAGCTCGGCGATTTCCCTggcccagatctgggaggagattgtCCGACACTAACCCCAAACACCATCTGTTGTCTGctttaggagcatgccccaacattgtcaggcaggcatacaagcatgtgggggcgaTTCAATCTACTGAATAAATCTGGAGTTACTGCAATGaattttcagcaaaatggactagcctgacacattttttcactttgattttcggggtgtcttttaattcagccctctgtagcttgattttatatatactcctgtagatatagatataaattcCCCACCTCCCATAGTctaaagacatgcgggttaggtggattagtgatgTTAAATGGACTGAGTGTGTGTTcgttcatcctgtgatgggctggcacctatTCCTGAGAGTTTTTGCCTTGTATTAAATGTTTAATGGTGTAAGATTCAGCTTCCCTGCAGCCCTTCAGATAAGGCTTAGACAGTGAACGGATGGATGGGTGCAGTGGTGTAAGAGCAAAAAAATAGATGGATTAAACACCCTGCAACCTTCCATGACTGGAATTTGGCATGTTTATTGTAAACTCCATTGTGGAGTCTGAATGGGCTGTCtaaattttgtttcctacatTGCAAGGGTCTATTTTTTCCatagttggtgtttttttttttttaaattttttttatttttagcttaaacaaaaaatactgcTCTTGTACTATAATTTTGCAACACAGTTGATATTGTTTCATACCATCTTTCTTTGCACTGCAATTTTTCATGTCCGGACTTGGATGAGCTACTATGACAAGAGTTGATCAATATGTTGTGCTAGTTTGTGGTTTTGCTTTAtgaatttacttttaatattttatatataaaggggACATCTAACAGACATCAGGCATTGGTACAAATGATAGCTTCAAACTGGAACTGATAATTCAGTTCATATCATGCCATCTTGTGCTTTTAAGTGATGGACTTAGTCTCCAAAAATATTGTCCTCGGTTCTTTCAAGGTTGATTTAAACTCGGGGAAGCTTCTCTGCATTGTCTAAAACTGATGTTGGTGAAATTCATTAGGggagaaaatttttaaatgactTAAGTGGGTGACAGGCTGACACATTAAATGTAAAAGCAAGGCTATGAAGGTTGTCTTGGTTTGAGTAAATTTAGTTTTTGGTAGAATGTgaggattaaaaaaaatttttgtcctgcactgttttttagtttaaggagCCACAAGGTTAGGGGCTCACATGCAGTGCAACTTGAAACGGTTGCATTAAAGTAGTGTCCAAGTGAGCGTCTTTTAAAAGTGGTTTTTCTGCAGCATAGAACTAAATTGGAGTTTGCTGATAATTTACTGTTTTAAGCTTGGTTTGTCTATAGCCTGTAACCCGGAGTTCTGCAAAGACCCTGGAACGTGTCGGATGGAGGATGATGGCAACTGCACTTGTTTAGGAGGATTCACGGGTGACAAGTGTCATGGTAAGCTATAAATTGCCTGTTGAGGCACTTTAGATTCACGATCTTTAAATTATACACTAAAGGATCTGGGCAATCCAGAGCACATCAGTTATactcaaaaaggccactttttatcTTTGACTCTATTCAACAAACTAAGTTGGCTTAATCTTTCACCTCTACATTTCTTAAAGATGCATTTTTACAAACCAGGAGAACTCTGTCTATTAAGAGCAATAGGTCCCTTTAATGAAGCCCCTTCTGGATCTAGGTCAGGTGGTGGTGATGGCATGTGTGGTGGTGAGGTTTTTGTCATTTCCTCTTTTTGACCCAATTATTTGGTAGTTTGTTTACACCAAAAGGTGTAAGAATCAGGAGCAGTCATTAAATGTGCTTGCCCTTGTTTTCAGCACGTCATAGAGAATGTGATTCTTTGTTTAACCTGAATGCCTTCGGCTACATCAACATTATTGGTATCCTTGTGGAAAATCCCTGGGTGCACGAGTACATAATCCTGTCCTGGAGTAAGGCTTTTCTGTTAAGTGAAAAGCAAGTAGATctctggtctttttttttttttttttttttttaatagaaaccaGACGAATAAGAGCTTCTCATTGTACTGTTGCAGCTGGGATTTTTGGCTTAATGGCCAACTGTTCTGTTGCTTTATAGAAGTGTAGACAACTAAAAATCTTACTGTGATTCTAACCATGAGTTTTCATTCAGGATGCCTTGATGCAAGTAACTTATAATTAACTTACGTTAATTATCTTCCAGAATCCAAATTGAACTGTTTGTAAATGTTATAGTGCTTTAAGCAACTTGCAATATTGTACTCCAGTCAGATTTATGTAGTGTTTTGTAGGTGGTGTCATTGTGTGGGgttggttttttgtttttaaatctgttcTTCAGCACTCCAAATAGGATGTACAGCATCTTTTACTTGTTTTCTTTATCTCCAGATCTCATAATGAAAGTTATTTGTGACACAAGCTTCATGAAGGTGATGGTGATTAAAGAGTTTTTTCAGCACCACGATGTTTCCCTTCACTCATTGAGTCTAAACAACCCTTCATGTCTCCTTTATGAGGAAAAACAATGGCACGTACGTTACTATGCTGCAATCCTCACAGGCACTAACTATACTTCATGTGGTGGTACAGATCCAGAGGTATGCATTTAGAAGTTTCCTGTACCTAGTGTAATAAATAGgagattaatattaatgaaacatGAACTCTGTGTGGTGAAAGATACCTGGTGTATTTCAAAGGTCTGTGTTGTGATTTAATGCTTGTGCATAGGTACATATTTAGCTTGCTATAGAAACTGGACattgaaattttactaaattaCAGTTTAGTGGagacagtgaagatttttatcgTAATGGATTGGAATAGCACCAATTTTGCTGTTACtgtataattgttttatttcagattGAAATGGATTACAAGAATGAGTGCATAAATTCAGAGGTTCAAATGAGACCAGTATATTGAATGTCTAATATTGTAAACTTTGTGTAATATAAACCCATTACAATGTTTGTAGGAGGGGCTCCACTAAAGTttacatacagtgcctataaagtAGATTGAaagtttttcatttgtgttatagCAGTGGGTTTCGTTTCTacttttttgatactgatcatTCGAGACTCTTAATGTCTGTGCAAACTGATCTCTGCAAGGTGGTCTAAAATGCAATTATCTGTAAAAATATTCAATCCCATTAATGATGCACCCAGATGTCATTTGATGTATCCAAAAAGTTTCAGAACCAATATAATGGAAACCACATGTTTGTAGTGAAGGGGTTTCAATTGACTGTAATATAAATGCACTTTAGGTGGAAGGTCTAACTTGTGGCGAGTCAATAttatggcctaacctacacaataacGGAACACTCCAAGAAATTGTTAAAATCGCAAGTCTAGGAGTAGAAGCAAGAAAATCGCAAAACTGTAAATCTGTCTAGAGTAGGCCATCCCCCAAAATCTGAGTGATTTTATATGAGAAGATGACTAGTTCGAGGTCATTTGGTGGTCTCcctaactctgaaggagttagtTCAAGCTACAGTGACTGAGATTGGAGCAAATGTGCATACATCTTTTGCCTAGGTGCTTCAGCTGTCGCATCTTTCTGGGAGAATGTTGAAGTCACCATGTGGTGTGGGGATTAATAGAAAAACTTTACTCCAAGTCTGTCTCATCCAAGACCACAATTGAgttttgtgtggtttttgttttccAGTAACCGTGATCCCAGGCATAAAGCCAAAGAAAGCTACTCAGGAATTGCTTAAAATAACAATGTAAATGTTCTATATTGGCCCAGTCGGAGTCTAGATCTCCAttaaactgagaatttgtggtggAACTTGAAAGAGGCTGTGTACTCGTGATCCTCGTGGAACCTGACAGTTTGAGCAACTTTTCAGAGTGGTGGGGAAGGGGGTGTTGATGGCCGATTACAGCCTCAAGGCTTTAACAGCTAGCAAATGTTCATCTAATGAACTGAAGGGTGTAAATGCTTAATTTGTgtgtggttttatatatatatatatatatatatatatatatatatatatatataatatatatataatatataatctgTCAAATATGGAGCCTATAGGTTCCTGAGCCTACTGTATGTTTGATATTTCCTGTACATTTTTGAGTTTCTAAGATTGTCGGGTCAGTTGAATTAAAATTCTCTTCTcttccacccccccaccccccttcatCTTCTTTCAAGAATAATGGGACTCatgttacattttcaaataaagtgaTTTCCAGGTATGACCAAATGGGTGAAAAAATTATAAGAGATTCCCACTTAGAAGTGATCTTCAAATGCGTTTACCAGCTTCAGCAGCTGGTTAGCCTTAAATTTCCCATCCATCCTTCTGTCAGGTGAGTATGGTGTCTGATTTCTAGAATGGTCAAAGCCCACCCAAATTGTTATTGGAATTTAGAATagctatttgtgtgtgtgtgtgtgtgtgtgtggtatgttTCCCCTTCACTCTCCAATTGAACAGCTTGTCATTAGTTGGATTTACAGCAAAGAAATTTTGTACAGTTGTTTTGTTACTGTTCTGCAGACAGTTTGCAGAGGTAATGGCATACTAATTGATTCCCTCCCCCCCTCTCTGTACAGAGAAGCAATTCTGCGAGTAAATCATCAAGAAGTATTAATTGTAATGGAAGCCTTTAAGGACCACACATATAAAGAAATGTACTCAAAATCTCTTTCTTTGAAGCTTCGGGAGAGAGTTAATATACAGATTCGAATGGTGAACGTAGATGCTTTCTTAATGCTCACTGTGCTTGATTGTTGGGCAACACAAACCATGAACTACAAAGGCCTCAATCACACGCTTATTCTTCATGGGTAAGTACTTCTAAATGTAAGCAGTCCATTAGTAAAAACTGCTGTGCTTTTTGCAAGCTGGATGTTGGGGGGTTTTGgcacttttttaaataatagaaattCTCTAACATTAAACAGTGCAATGTGTGGGTGCTGCAGTAGCCTTTGTTTTTTACCTGCAGAAATGAATGATGTCCTTGTGTTAGATATTAACTGACATGTTAAGGGCTATGTTAGCTAAAGAGTACAAACGCAGTCTAAGCAATGTTGCTGgagaataattaataataaaaaaaaaaataaaaaaatttatataGACCTTTTGACAAACTGGtggatacaatatacagtatatagtccaAGCTCTTTTGATAATGCGGCATTACaatagatttcaatccattaacTTATGGGATAAGGACCCCACATGTTTCAGCTGTGCTGTGTTTCTTAGTTTCTCTTGTGGGGGGGGAATAAAAAGGTGCTAACTGGACCACTTTCTGTACGGTTTCTCAGTTTGTTCAAAACTGATATAAAAATAAGACTCTTCTGTGGTGGGAGGAGGTGAAGGAGCTGAAGCCTTGACGTTTAGAGTGGAAAACCTTGTCTGTCGCATGGAGTGAACATACTAAGTGTAACACCATAAGATGTTGGTGGCAAAACCAGTAGATTTTAAGCATATACTATTTAACTGCGGTCTTTGAA from Erpetoichthys calabaricus chromosome 9, fErpCal1.3, whole genome shotgun sequence carries:
- the zpd gene encoding zona pellucida glycoprotein d isoform X1, with amino-acid sequence MRKTVSVVGILLLVAVLHYAYTCNPEFCKDPGTCRMEDDGNCTCLGGFTGDKCHDLIMKVICDTSFMKVMVIKEFFQHHDVSLHSLSLNNPSCLLYEEKQWHVRYYAAILTGTNYTSCGGTDPENNGTHVTFSNKVISRYDQMGEKIIRDSHLEVIFKCVYQLQQLVSLKFPIHPSVREAILRVNHQEVLIVMEAFKDHTYKEMYSKSLSLKLRERVNIQIRMVNVDAFLMLTVLDCWATQTMNYKGLNHTLILHGCPEDSTTKFDSKNGAHVYFRFNFAMFRFVPHPHELYLHCKVQLCLKDDTIDCIPNCDRSKRQPRDIKAEAEGMLTYGPIRIEASEERSSLLLSAALPVIASVLVAGFLLVLIAIAKATIKRESRLAANAKYFRSGS
- the zpd gene encoding zona pellucida glycoprotein d isoform X2, encoding MEDDGNCTCLGGFTGDKCHDLIMKVICDTSFMKVMVIKEFFQHHDVSLHSLSLNNPSCLLYEEKQWHVRYYAAILTGTNYTSCGGTDPENNGTHVTFSNKVISRYDQMGEKIIRDSHLEVIFKCVYQLQQLVSLKFPIHPSVREAILRVNHQEVLIVMEAFKDHTYKEMYSKSLSLKLRERVNIQIRMVNVDAFLMLTVLDCWATQTMNYKGLNHTLILHGCPEDSTTKFDSKNGAHVYFRFNFAMFRFVPHPHELYLHCKVQLCLKDDTIDCIPNCDRSKRQPRDIKAEAEGMLTYGPIRIEASEERSSLLLSAALPVIASVLVAGFLLVLIAIAKATIKRESRLAANAKYFRSGS